In one Clostridia bacterium genomic region, the following are encoded:
- a CDS encoding glycosyltransferase family 4 protein — MIAAAQTQPEERPTAQPGTLTLVLLLEPTPYVLPRAIYLQRAADLNAEVVFTFRNGSQPWGQDADVQDITVLLDSSVFRLRQFARVLRLLRHILAGRYTVAHVAGWGHWVTLCAILALKLRGVLFAVESDTQLQPTRSGYKERVKEILYPILLNWPSAVLPGGSRQAKFFRHYGVPENRIHVAHMTVDTQKLRSIPGKQRDVFRAEQGLSPEAVVFLYVGRFVPQKGIRLLADVSDVLTRACRHANLVFAGAGELQQEVQALCARLPEQARYLGRLSTSEVIQWMRASDILVLPSLSEQWGLVVNEAMLCGLPIVASDRVGCVDDLVHHGKNGFIFPAGDSARLAFALTSLAEDGELRRRMGAESARIIEPWTMEREAEAIRSALVQMSGAQ; from the coding sequence ATGATCGCTGCGGCTCAGACACAACCGGAAGAGCGGCCCACGGCACAGCCGGGCACGCTGACATTGGTGTTACTGCTGGAACCGACTCCGTACGTCCTGCCGCGTGCGATCTATCTTCAACGCGCCGCAGATCTCAACGCGGAAGTCGTTTTCACATTTCGCAACGGATCACAACCTTGGGGACAGGACGCCGATGTCCAGGACATAACCGTGCTGCTCGACTCCTCGGTATTTCGGTTGCGCCAGTTCGCACGCGTGTTGCGACTTCTGAGGCACATCCTCGCCGGACGCTACACCGTAGCGCATGTGGCCGGTTGGGGGCATTGGGTCACGCTCTGTGCCATCCTTGCGCTGAAGTTGCGCGGAGTGCTGTTCGCCGTTGAGTCGGATACGCAACTACAGCCCACTCGATCCGGCTACAAGGAACGAGTGAAGGAGATTCTGTATCCCATCCTGCTGAACTGGCCCTCTGCTGTCCTTCCGGGCGGCTCACGGCAGGCAAAGTTTTTCCGGCATTACGGTGTGCCCGAAAACCGAATTCATGTAGCTCATATGACGGTCGACACGCAGAAACTTCGGTCCATCCCTGGCAAACAACGAGATGTGTTCAGAGCTGAGCAAGGGCTGTCACCGGAAGCGGTGGTATTCCTGTACGTCGGACGATTTGTTCCGCAGAAAGGAATTCGGCTGCTAGCGGATGTTTCGGATGTGTTGACCAGAGCGTGCCGCCACGCCAATCTGGTGTTTGCCGGTGCCGGAGAATTGCAGCAGGAAGTACAGGCGCTCTGCGCGCGTTTGCCGGAGCAGGCGCGATACCTTGGCAGACTGAGTACCTCGGAAGTCATACAGTGGATGCGCGCAAGTGACATTCTCGTGCTGCCTTCACTTTCTGAACAATGGGGCCTGGTCGTGAATGAAGCCATGCTCTGCGGCCTGCCGATCGTCGCATCGGACCGCGTTGGTTGCGTTGACGACCTGGTGCACCATGGAAAAAACGGTTTCATCTTTCCCGCGGGCGACTCCGCCCGCCTGGCGTTCGCGCTGACAAGCTTGGCCGAAGATGGCGAACTTCGACGCCGCATGGGTGCCGAGTCGGCCAGAATCATAGAACCCTGGACAATGGAGCGAGAGGCAGAAGCGATTCGCTCGGCGTTGGTACAGATGTCGGGTGCGCAAT
- a CDS encoding flippase, with translation MDSKRIINNSVALLVMDLVSKLLPLVTFPWVVRALGPESYGKVGFALAVTGFFGLLAAPGFNAFGQREIARSEDPARAVAQKLMGARMMLTCCSYLLLVVFTFTLAPPDRLTRTLLLLTGVNFLIATVDLQWLFLGNSRMWRTSVAGITGQCLYTAVVLGFVRKPSDAWLLPLGSISSGIVVALLLLQRARREFHVGLPRFVPELWGRFLPVCFTLGLASMMSMLYDQIDTVMLRYMRTEAEVGLYAASYRVMSISMSFLPVVAQVFYPLLSGAAGRDAERERRYVQWMANATVSLAIPMAIGGCLLAEPIAAFILGAKFAGSERLLRWLMLNLISASLAVLFGSRLVPHNRERKYLAAVAAGGVTNVLLNLILLPRFGALAAVWTTIVSQFAVAAMAFYFTRDLERPRLLQPICISLAAATAMGFTIQLIRHNVQLNVLFLVALGGLVYGGGFAAARSLWKKLQPAPAAEAA, from the coding sequence ATGGATTCAAAGCGCATCATCAACAACTCCGTAGCCCTGCTTGTAATGGATCTTGTGAGCAAGCTGTTGCCACTCGTGACATTTCCATGGGTAGTGCGCGCGCTCGGCCCCGAGAGCTACGGCAAGGTTGGTTTTGCTCTGGCTGTCACCGGTTTTTTCGGCCTTCTCGCAGCGCCGGGCTTCAACGCCTTCGGACAGCGCGAGATCGCTCGCTCGGAAGATCCCGCGCGCGCCGTAGCGCAGAAGTTGATGGGCGCGCGCATGATGCTGACGTGCTGTTCGTACCTGCTGCTCGTCGTGTTTACGTTTACACTCGCGCCGCCAGATCGCCTCACCCGCACTCTGCTGTTGCTCACGGGAGTTAACTTCCTTATCGCCACCGTTGACCTGCAGTGGCTCTTTCTGGGGAACTCGCGTATGTGGCGAACCTCCGTCGCGGGTATTACCGGGCAATGCCTATACACCGCCGTTGTGCTCGGTTTCGTGCGTAAGCCATCGGATGCCTGGTTGCTTCCGCTCGGCAGCATCTCTTCCGGAATCGTCGTCGCACTGCTGCTGCTCCAACGCGCTCGCCGCGAGTTCCATGTCGGCCTGCCGCGCTTCGTTCCCGAATTGTGGGGAAGATTTCTGCCCGTCTGCTTTACACTCGGCCTGGCCAGCATGATGTCCATGCTCTACGACCAGATCGATACGGTGATGCTGCGCTACATGCGAACCGAGGCTGAGGTTGGCCTTTATGCCGCGAGCTATCGCGTCATGAGCATTTCCATGTCGTTTCTGCCAGTGGTAGCGCAGGTGTTTTATCCGTTGCTCTCCGGCGCCGCCGGACGCGACGCGGAGCGCGAGCGCCGTTACGTGCAATGGATGGCGAACGCCACCGTTTCTCTCGCAATTCCCATGGCCATCGGCGGATGCCTGCTGGCAGAGCCCATCGCAGCATTTATTCTCGGCGCTAAGTTTGCCGGCTCCGAACGCCTTTTGCGCTGGCTCATGTTGAACCTTATCTCGGCATCTTTGGCTGTTCTGTTCGGCTCGCGGCTGGTCCCGCACAACCGCGAGCGAAAGTATCTCGCCGCCGTCGCCGCCGGTGGAGTCACGAACGTTCTGCTCAACCTCATCTTGCTGCCGCGCTTCGGAGCGTTGGCCGCCGTGTGGACGACCATCGTCAGCCAGTTCGCAGTTGCCGCAATGGCGTTCTACTTTACCCGCGATCTCGAACGACCCAGGCTGCTGCAGCCCATCTGCATCTCGCTTGCAGCGGCTACTGCCATGGGATTCACAATTCAACTGATACGGCACAATGTGCAATTAAACGTGCTGTTCCTGGTCGCTCTCGGTGGTCTCGTTTACGGCGGTGGCTTTGCTGCCGCGCGTTCGCTTTGGAAAAAGTTGCAGCCTGCTCCCGCAGCCGAGGCGGCATAG